The genomic stretch GAGGGCGGCACTGAGACCCGCACTGACGGCCACATCGCCGTCTGGTGAGGGCCGTCCCGGCGGGGCCGCCCGCTGAGGCCCGCGCGGACGATGGTGTGAGATTCCTCACCGCCCGCGCGGTTCACTTCCCTACAATTCAGCGGATGTCCGTGCCGTCCTCTCCCCGCGCCACCCGCGCGCCCTCGTGGCGGCGCGTGCTGCTGCTGCTCCTGAGCGTCCTGCTGTTCCTGACCGCCGCCGCACTGGGCCTGCTCGCGCTGGGCCTGTTCTCGTCACTCGCCGCGAACGGCCCGCTGTGGCTGCGCTCGCTGGGCGTCCTGGGTGCCGGGGCGGTCCAGGGGACCGGACTGGGCCGCCTGAGCGGGGTGGCGCAGGCGTTCACGCTGGTGCTCCTCACCAGCCTGACCGCGGGGCTAGCAGCCTTCGTGAAACCGCGCGCCTGAGCGCCCCCAGCGCATGAGGACGCATTTATCCAGGCCTCATGGCGCATGCTAGGATTGGGGAGTTTTGGACCGGAGGCGAGTGTGAGGCTGTCAGAAGACATCGGAATTGACCTTGGAACGGCGACGTTCCTGATTTACAGCAAGAGCCGCGGCCTGGTGCTGCAGGAACCCAGCGTGATCGCCATGGCCCGCGACAGTAAGCAGGTCAAGGCCGTCGGTGAGGAGGCGTACCGGATGATCGGCCGCACGCCCGGCGGGATCGTCGCCGTGCGCCCCATCAAGGACGGCGTGATCGCCGACGAGGGCCTCACCGAGAAGATGATCAGCATGTTCCTGCAGAAGGTGCAGGGCGGCGCCGGGCGCCTGCTGGGCTTCAAACCGCAGCTGATGGTCGGTGTGCCCAGCAACGTCAGCGACGTGGAAAAACGCGCCGTGCTGCGCGCCGCGATCCACAGCAACGCCCGCCGCGCGTTCCTGATCGAGGAACCGCTCGCCGCCGCAATCGGCGCGGGCCTGAAGATCGCTGAGCCGGTCGGCAGCATGGTCGTCGACATCGGTGGGGGCAGCACCGACGTCGCCGTCATCTCGCTGGGCGGCATCGTCGTCAGCGAGTCCCTGCGTGTCGCCGGGAACGAGTTCGACGAGAGCATCATCCGCTACGTGCGCCGCAAGCACAACGTCCTGATCGGCGAGCGCACCGCCGAGGAGATCAAGGTCAAGGTCGGCGCGGCCATGCTGCTCGACGACGCCGAGAACCTCACTGCCGAGGTCCGCGGCCGCGACCTGATCAACGGTCTGCCCAAGACCATCAGCCTGGACTCCACCGACGTCGTCGAGGCGCTGTCCGAACCCGTCACGAAGATCGTCGAGGGCGTCAAGCGCGTCCTGGAGATCACCCCGCCGGAACTGGTCAGCGACATCATCGACCGCGGGATCGTCATGACCGGCGGCGGCAGCCTGCTGCGCAACTTCGACGAACTGCTGCGCCAGACGACCGGTATTCCCGTCGCGGTCGCCGAGAACGCCATCGAGGCCGTCGCGGTCGGCACCGGCATGGCCCTGGAGATGATCCCGGTGCTGGGCGACTCGCTGGTCAGCAGCGACAACTACCTGCGCCGCTGAGCCGCCCGCCCGGCCCATGCGCCCGGCTCGGATGGGAGGAGGCCCTCGCAGCCCCCTCCCATCACCGTTTCTCCCCCCGCGCCCCCGGAGGCCTGACATGGACCCCATCCTGATTCAAGACGTCCTCAAGACCCTGCCCCACCGCTTCCCGTTCGTGATGGTCGACCGCGTGCTGTCCATCCAGGACGGCGAGGTGCACGCCCTGAAGAACGTGACCGTGAACGAACCGTTCTTCCCCGGGCACTTCCCGCAGGAACCCGTCATGCCTGGCGTGCTGATCGTCGAGGCCCTGGCACAGGCCAGCATGTTCTGCCTGCACGGGCAGCTGGAACCCGGCACGGTCGGGTACCTCGCGGGCGTGGACGGCGCGCGCTTCAAACGCAAGGTCATTCCCGGCGATCAGCTGCACCTGCACGCGAAACTGGAGTTCCTGCGCCGGGGGCTGGGCAAGACCACCTGCCGCGCCCTGGTGGACGGCGAGGTCGCCGCGGAAGCCACCATCCTGTTCGCGGTGGCCAAAGGGTGAATGAAGGGGTGAAGGGGCCCGCGCGGACGGCCGCAGCGGGTACGCTGCCCGGGATGCCTGCCCCGGAGTGCTGTTGACCCGACTGACCTGTTACGTGACGCTGGAGCTGCTGCCGCCGCTCCTGGCGGGCACGCTGCTGTTCACGGCGATCCTCAGCTTCGGGTACTTCTTCATCTCCAGCCAGTGGCTGCAGGGCGTCCCGGTGGCGCTGGTCGGGCAGTGGATCGCGTATCAGGTGCCGGACACCCTGGTGAAGGTGCTGCCCATGGCGGTCGTCCTGATGACCGTGGTGGCGTTCGGCCGCATGAGCACTGAGCGGGAACTCGTGGCGGTGCAGTCCGGCGGGATCAGCCTGGGCCGCGTGGCGCGCCCGGCGGGTGTGGTGGCGCTGCTCGTCACGGCACTGTCGGTGTGGCTGAGCCTGTGGGTCGCCCCGAGGTTGAACGTCGAGACGCGCGGCCTGTACTGGGACGTGCTGACCGGCGCGGGCCTGTCGCAGCTGAGCGGCAAGACCGTGGACCTCGGGGACGGGGTCACGCTGTTCATGCGCGGCTACGACGCCACCACGCGGGAGCTGCAGGGCGTGCGCCTGGAACGCTGGGAATCCGGCAACACCCGGCTGGGCACGCTGACCTTCGCGGACCGCGCCACCTTCGAGAACCGCGTGCTGA from Deinococcus soli (ex Cha et al. 2016) encodes the following:
- a CDS encoding rod shape-determining protein; the protein is MLGLGSFGPEASVRLSEDIGIDLGTATFLIYSKSRGLVLQEPSVIAMARDSKQVKAVGEEAYRMIGRTPGGIVAVRPIKDGVIADEGLTEKMISMFLQKVQGGAGRLLGFKPQLMVGVPSNVSDVEKRAVLRAAIHSNARRAFLIEEPLAAAIGAGLKIAEPVGSMVVDIGGGSTDVAVISLGGIVVSESLRVAGNEFDESIIRYVRRKHNVLIGERTAEEIKVKVGAAMLLDDAENLTAEVRGRDLINGLPKTISLDSTDVVEALSEPVTKIVEGVKRVLEITPPELVSDIIDRGIVMTGGGSLLRNFDELLRQTTGIPVAVAENAIEAVAVGTGMALEMIPVLGDSLVSSDNYLRR
- the fabZ gene encoding 3-hydroxyacyl-ACP dehydratase FabZ, giving the protein MDPILIQDVLKTLPHRFPFVMVDRVLSIQDGEVHALKNVTVNEPFFPGHFPQEPVMPGVLIVEALAQASMFCLHGQLEPGTVGYLAGVDGARFKRKVIPGDQLHLHAKLEFLRRGLGKTTCRALVDGEVAAEATILFAVAKG
- a CDS encoding LptF/LptG family permease translates to MTRLTCYVTLELLPPLLAGTLLFTAILSFGYFFISSQWLQGVPVALVGQWIAYQVPDTLVKVLPMAVVLMTVVAFGRMSTERELVAVQSGGISLGRVARPAGVVALLVTALSVWLSLWVAPRLNVETRGLYWDVLTGAGLSQLSGKTVDLGDGVTLFMRGYDATTRELQGVRLERWESGNTRLGTLTFADRATFENRVLTLRGYRVFRVDFGAAARLPGAAQNPLTLPGTVAQAFPAIRSGGTLRVDTGLSRTETLATYADAVGADAQGWPELMASLTKPGVKAAERDAARVTLNRKLALPFANLVLALAALPFALRYGRTLGVALGLALLLAVAYYLLFFLGLTLAPLLPGQPEAGVWLANVVFAALGLTLLRRA